One bacterium DNA window includes the following coding sequences:
- the rplV gene encoding 50S ribosomal protein L22: MEVKAITKYVRLSPRKARDMARAIQGMPVAEAIKKVEFSERKAAKQLEKTIRSAVANAENNAKLLADDLRVKEATIGEGPAMKRFWARSRGMVSRIRKRTSHITIVLSDGK; this comes from the coding sequence ATGGAAGTTAAAGCAATAACCAAATATGTTCGGTTGTCACCGCGGAAAGCGCGTGATATGGCTCGGGCGATCCAAGGTATGCCTGTGGCTGAAGCGATTAAAAAGGTTGAATTCAGTGAGCGTAAGGCGGCGAAGCAGTTGGAAAAGACCATTCGTTCGGCTGTAGCAAATGCTGAAAACAATGCCAAGCTATTGGCTGACGATCTGCGGGTTAAAGAGGCCACGATTGGTGAAGGGCCTGCGATGAAACGCTTTTGGGCGAGATCGCGCGGCATGGTGAGCCGAATTCGGAAACGGACTAGCCATATTACGATCGTGTTGTCGGATGGAAAGTGA
- the rpsC gene encoding 30S ribosomal protein S3: protein MGQKINPIGLRIAVSKAWKSRWFADKRTFGTLLNEDLTIRDLVKKRLDAAAVAEIIIERYANRVRVTICTARPGIVIGRKGQDLDRIREEIAKLTGKEIYLEIREIRSPDTNAQLVAESVALQMERRVSFRRAMKRAIKMAMELGVKGIRIKVSGRLGGAELSRVEWYKEGTIPLHTLRANIDYGFAEAQTTAGKIGVKTWICKEKDEPEKAVRGRSNAAYA from the coding sequence TTGGGACAGAAAATCAATCCGATTGGATTAAGGATTGCGGTCAGCAAGGCCTGGAAGTCGCGCTGGTTTGCGGACAAGCGCACATTTGGCACCCTGCTGAATGAGGATCTGACGATCCGTGATCTCGTAAAGAAACGTCTTGATGCAGCGGCGGTTGCCGAGATCATTATCGAGCGCTATGCAAATCGCGTTCGGGTAACTATTTGTACCGCCAGACCTGGCATTGTTATTGGCCGTAAGGGGCAGGATCTTGATCGTATTCGCGAAGAAATCGCGAAGTTGACCGGCAAGGAAATCTATCTTGAGATCCGCGAGATCCGGAGTCCTGACACCAATGCCCAGTTAGTCGCCGAGAGTGTGGCGCTTCAAATGGAGCGTCGCGTTTCATTCCGGCGAGCTATGAAGCGCGCCATCAAAATGGCGATGGAGTTGGGTGTTAAAGGCATCCGTATCAAAGTGTCTGGCCGTCTGGGTGGCGCTGAACTTTCGCGCGTTGAATGGTATAAAGAGGGAACGATTCCCCTGCATACCTTGCGTGCAAATATTGATTACGGGTTTGCCGAGGCGCAGACTACCGCTGGTAAGATTGGCGTGAAAACATGGATTTGCAAAGAAAAAGACGAGCCGGAGAAGGCAGTGAGGGGACGTTCTAATGCCGCTTATGCCTAA
- the rplP gene encoding 50S ribosomal protein L16: MPLMPKRVKHRMVQRGSRKGNAQSGNSLAFGEYGLKALDRAWVKANQIEACRVAMNRNMKRRGKVWLRIFPDKPVSKKPLETRQGKGKGDPEFWVAVILPGTMMFEVDGVSEQLAKESLRLAAAKLPIRTMFVKRHH, encoded by the coding sequence ATGCCGCTTATGCCTAAACGCGTTAAGCACCGTATGGTGCAACGTGGATCTCGTAAGGGAAACGCTCAGTCAGGAAATTCTCTCGCATTTGGTGAGTATGGGTTGAAAGCACTTGATCGGGCTTGGGTTAAAGCCAACCAGATTGAGGCGTGCCGCGTCGCCATGAATCGCAATATGAAGCGACGTGGTAAAGTGTGGTTGCGCATTTTCCCAGACAAGCCTGTGAGTAAAAAGCCTCTTGAAACCCGGCAGGGCAAGGGGAAAGGCGATCCGGAATTCTGGGTTGCTGTCATTTTGCCTGGAACAATGATGTTTGAAGTGGACGGTGTTTCAGAGCAATTGGCTAAGGAATCGTTGCGTCTGGCGGCGGCGAAGTTGCCGATTCGGACAATGTTTGTTAAACGGCACCACTAA
- the rpmC gene encoding 50S ribosomal protein L29, which translates to MKAAKLRENNKEELVQQCSDMEKELRTLKIRKSASQIEQPSRITSLRRDIARAQTVMSERRRQQG; encoded by the coding sequence ATGAAGGCCGCTAAACTGAGAGAAAATAACAAAGAAGAACTCGTGCAGCAATGCTCTGATATGGAGAAAGAATTGCGCACGTTGAAGATTCGTAAATCGGCGAGCCAGATCGAGCAGCCGTCACGTATTACAAGCTTACGTCGGGATATTGCCCGGGCGCAGACGGTAATGAGTGAACGGCGTCGCCAGCAAGGTTGA
- the rpsQ gene encoding 30S ribosomal protein S17: MVDMETNRALRKQRTGIVVSSAMQKTIVVRVERTTRHPLYGKEMTQAKKYHAHDEENAAKVGDKVRIVETRPLSKLKRWRLVEIVETAKRQ, from the coding sequence ATGGTAGACATGGAAACCAATCGAGCGCTTCGCAAACAACGCACTGGAATTGTTGTCAGTTCGGCGATGCAAAAGACCATTGTGGTGCGTGTGGAGCGGACGACTCGTCATCCCCTGTATGGGAAAGAGATGACGCAGGCTAAGAAGTATCATGCGCATGACGAAGAGAACGCAGCTAAAGTTGGCGATAAGGTGCGGATCGTTGAGACGCGGCCGTTGAGTAAGCTTAAGCGGTGGCGTCTCGTCGAAATTGTTGAAACAGCTAAACGCCAGTAA
- the rplN gene encoding 50S ribosomal protein L14 codes for MIQEETNLDVADNTGARRVRCFRIIGQRKMYAHIGDLIRVAVQEAQPTGLVKKGQVCRAIIVRTCQPIRRPDGSALRFDNNAVVLVDEKLNPIGTRIFGPVARELREKYMKIVSLAPEVL; via the coding sequence ATGATTCAAGAAGAAACAAACCTTGATGTTGCAGACAATACCGGAGCGCGGCGGGTGCGTTGCTTTCGTATTATCGGGCAGCGCAAGATGTATGCTCACATCGGTGATTTGATCCGGGTTGCGGTGCAAGAAGCCCAGCCGACGGGATTGGTAAAAAAAGGGCAGGTTTGTCGGGCAATTATTGTCCGGACATGCCAGCCGATTCGCCGTCCTGATGGATCGGCTCTTCGGTTTGACAACAACGCGGTGGTGCTTGTGGATGAAAAGCTTAACCCGATCGGGACTCGTATTTTTGGCCCGGTGGCGCGTGAGCTTCGTGAGAAGTACATGAAAATTGTCTCACTCGCACCTGAGGTGTTGTAA
- the rplX gene encoding 50S ribosomal protein L24: MNIRRNDIVVATRGRDKGKQGKVLQVVVGKHRAIVEGLCMVTKHLRKSQDNPKGGIVQKESSIAIANLMVYCPQCKKAVRVKRVAEGDKRIRKCKKCSQAFDS, from the coding sequence ATGAATATCCGACGAAACGATATCGTTGTGGCCACACGAGGCCGGGACAAAGGTAAGCAGGGAAAGGTGCTTCAAGTTGTTGTTGGGAAGCATCGGGCAATTGTTGAGGGGCTCTGCATGGTGACCAAGCATCTTCGGAAATCTCAGGATAATCCGAAGGGGGGCATTGTGCAGAAGGAATCTTCCATTGCTATTGCCAACTTGATGGTCTACTGCCCGCAGTGCAAGAAGGCGGTCCGCGTAAAGCGTGTGGCCGAGGGTGACAAGCGGATCCGCAAGTGCAAGAAATGCAGTCAAGCATTTGACTCGTAA
- the rplE gene encoding 50S ribosomal protein L5, whose amino-acid sequence MTGLKTKYKQEVVPALMKSLGCKNVMDVPRLLKVAINMGFNSTVDKDQIRAISDDLGKISGQKPVITKARKSISNFKLRQGMPVGAKVTLRGDRMYEFMDRLIHASLPRIRDFRGLPVKGFDGRGSYTFGLQEQSIFPEIDPDDVKRVQGMNVTIVTSASTDARARELLTMVGIPFMKPTK is encoded by the coding sequence ATGACGGGACTTAAGACGAAATATAAACAAGAAGTTGTGCCGGCGCTGATGAAATCGCTTGGGTGCAAGAATGTAATGGATGTGCCTCGACTGTTGAAAGTGGCCATTAATATGGGCTTCAATTCAACGGTCGACAAAGATCAGATCCGGGCTATTTCTGATGATTTGGGAAAAATTTCCGGTCAGAAACCAGTCATCACCAAGGCGCGCAAGAGTATTTCAAATTTCAAGTTGCGCCAAGGCATGCCGGTAGGAGCGAAGGTAACCCTTCGTGGTGATCGGATGTATGAATTCATGGATCGACTGATCCATGCCTCATTACCCCGAATTCGAGATTTTCGGGGATTGCCGGTAAAAGGGTTTGATGGACGGGGAAGCTACACCTTTGGTCTTCAGGAGCAGTCTATTTTTCCTGAAATTGACCCGGATGATGTAAAAAGGGTGCAGGGAATGAACGTGACGATTGTCACATCGGCGTCAACGGATGCACGGGCTCGTGAACTGCTCACGATGGTCGGTATTCCATTCATGAAGCCGACTAAGTAG
- a CDS encoding type Z 30S ribosomal protein S14 — protein MAKKSQEVKASRTPKFSTRRYNRCKRCGRRHAFMRKFQVCRICFRELASTGMIPGVIKASW, from the coding sequence TTGGCTAAGAAATCACAGGAAGTCAAGGCGAGCCGCACGCCGAAATTTAGCACACGCCGCTACAACCGCTGTAAACGCTGCGGGCGACGACATGCTTTTATGCGTAAGTTCCAGGTTTGCCGTATTTGCTTCCGGGAACTGGCATCAACGGGGATGATCCCCGGAGTAATTAAGGCGAGCTGGTAA
- the rpsH gene encoding 30S ribosomal protein S8 yields MSLSDPISDMLNRIRNASGAGLKTTDISHSKMKGEIAVILKKEGYVRDVTVEGQGREKVLRVVLKYDSNRSPTIRGLRRVSKPGLRRYVGFDEIPLVLGGMGVSILSTPSGIVTDNEARRKRVGGELLCQIW; encoded by the coding sequence ATGAGTTTGTCGGATCCTATCAGTGACATGTTGAATCGCATTCGGAACGCATCGGGTGCGGGGTTGAAAACGACTGACATCAGCCATTCTAAAATGAAGGGCGAGATTGCGGTTATTTTGAAGAAGGAAGGTTATGTCCGCGACGTTACAGTTGAGGGGCAAGGCCGTGAAAAAGTGTTGCGAGTGGTATTGAAGTATGATTCCAACCGGAGCCCTACCATCAGAGGATTGCGTCGGGTGAGCAAGCCAGGGCTTAGGCGCTATGTGGGGTTTGATGAGATCCCCCTGGTGTTGGGCGGTATGGGGGTGTCAATTTTGAGTACTCCCTCGGGAATTGTTACGGATAATGAAGCACGGCGGAAACGCGTTGGCGGAGAATTGCTTTGCCAAATCTGGTAA
- the rplF gene encoding 50S ribosomal protein L6 has protein sequence MSRIGKQPIAIPKGVSVLVSGGTVSAKGPKGDLVTKLPPSIKAEVKDSNIIVSTDEDTVRGRSFHGLGRSLVANMVLGVDKGYSIELELQGVGFRAAVQGSKLTMNIGYSSPVVHEAPAGITVAVKDSVITVGGADKQLVGDVAARIRSYYPPEPYKGKGIRYKGEHVRRKAGKTVA, from the coding sequence ATGTCTAGAATCGGCAAACAACCGATAGCCATACCTAAGGGCGTATCAGTCCTCGTAAGTGGCGGGACGGTATCGGCCAAAGGTCCTAAAGGTGACTTGGTGACGAAACTTCCTCCGTCCATCAAGGCGGAAGTGAAAGATTCGAACATCATCGTGAGTACGGATGAAGATACAGTGCGTGGACGAAGTTTCCATGGGCTGGGCCGCAGTTTGGTCGCGAATATGGTTCTTGGCGTGGACAAGGGTTATTCGATTGAACTTGAACTTCAGGGTGTCGGATTTCGTGCGGCTGTGCAGGGAAGCAAGCTCACGATGAATATCGGGTATTCAAGTCCGGTGGTGCATGAAGCGCCAGCGGGCATTACAGTAGCAGTTAAGGATAGTGTAATAACGGTTGGGGGCGCGGATAAGCAGCTCGTCGGTGATGTTGCGGCGCGTATTCGTTCCTATTATCCGCCTGAGCCTTACAAGGGCAAGGGAATCCGTTATAAGGGCGAACATGTCCGGCGTAAGGCCGGTAAGACGGTGGCCTAA
- the rplR gene encoding 50S ribosomal protein L18: MKTVDRKENRARRHSRIRKNIAGTSERARLCVMISNKHIYVQLVDDDKGVTLAAVSSSGKDGVGKKNAEGAKLLGKRLAEIAMEIGVKNVVFDRGGYKYHGRVKAIADAVREAGFKF, translated from the coding sequence ATGAAAACAGTGGATCGAAAAGAAAATCGTGCCCGCAGGCACTCGAGAATTCGCAAGAACATCGCGGGAACTTCAGAGCGCGCACGTTTGTGTGTAATGATCTCCAACAAGCATATTTATGTTCAGCTTGTGGATGATGATAAAGGAGTGACGCTGGCGGCGGTGTCATCATCTGGTAAAGATGGTGTCGGCAAGAAAAATGCCGAGGGCGCCAAGTTGCTTGGAAAGCGGTTGGCGGAAATTGCCATGGAAATAGGCGTCAAAAACGTTGTGTTTGACCGCGGTGGATATAAGTATCATGGCCGGGTTAAGGCAATTGCCGATGCCGTACGTGAGGCAGGGTTTAAATTCTAG
- the rpsE gene encoding 30S ribosomal protein S5 yields the protein MIKERTRADNNSDSSGGEVEERVVFVNRCAKVVKGGRRFSFSAIVVVGNRNGMVGYGFGKANEVADAIRKGGEIARRSMIHVTLKDRTIPHEVTGQCDGGYILLKPASQGTGVIAGGGMRAVLELSGIHDILGKSLGSGNKVNVVKATINALESLRSRDEIMAARQN from the coding sequence GTGATAAAAGAACGAACAAGGGCGGATAATAATTCAGACTCCTCGGGTGGCGAAGTTGAGGAGCGTGTGGTGTTTGTCAACCGCTGTGCAAAAGTGGTTAAAGGCGGACGCCGGTTTAGCTTCAGCGCGATTGTCGTGGTCGGCAATCGGAATGGAATGGTCGGATACGGGTTTGGTAAGGCGAACGAAGTTGCCGATGCAATCCGAAAAGGCGGGGAAATTGCCCGTCGGAGCATGATTCATGTGACGCTCAAAGACCGGACTATCCCTCATGAGGTAACGGGGCAGTGTGACGGCGGGTATATTTTGTTGAAGCCGGCTTCACAAGGTACCGGTGTTATTGCTGGTGGCGGGATGCGCGCTGTTTTGGAGTTGTCCGGAATACATGATATTCTCGGCAAGTCGCTCGGTAGCGGAAACAAGGTTAACGTGGTTAAGGCGACCATCAACGCGTTAGAGTCCCTGCGATCTCGTGATGAGATCATGGCGGCTCGTCAGAACTAA
- the rplO gene encoding 50S ribosomal protein L15, which yields MNLHSLKNTTGAKSSRKRLGRGVASGLGKTSGRGHKGQYARSGHKHKLGFEGGQMRLIRRIPKRGFTNISRKEFLPVNVAELNIFAVGSEVTPDLMKSKGLANGGADGIKILGTGTITKKLTVKAHKFSVEAKAKIEAAGGVCEIVT from the coding sequence ATGAACTTACATTCATTGAAAAATACGACAGGCGCTAAATCATCAAGAAAGCGTCTTGGTCGCGGAGTGGCTTCAGGACTTGGTAAAACATCAGGTCGTGGGCACAAAGGGCAGTATGCGCGTTCAGGGCACAAGCATAAGCTTGGGTTCGAGGGTGGACAAATGCGCCTGATTCGACGAATCCCGAAACGGGGTTTCACGAATATTTCTCGCAAAGAATTTCTCCCGGTGAACGTTGCGGAGCTAAATATCTTTGCTGTTGGTTCCGAGGTGACGCCTGATTTGATGAAATCAAAAGGGCTCGCGAATGGGGGCGCAGATGGCATTAAAATTCTGGGTACAGGTACGATCACGAAAAAACTGACCGTTAAGGCCCATAAGTTTAGTGTTGAAGCAAAAGCTAAAATTGAGGCCGCTGGCGGCGTTTGTGAGATTGTTACGTAA
- the secY gene encoding preprotein translocase subunit SecY, with protein MLSAFKNSFKIPELRDRILFTMGLIFICRLVAHVPTPGVDAVALQRVVSDIEKSSGGGVLGLLDMFSGGALSNCAVGALGIMPYISASIILQLLSAVVPALGRLKLEGDTGRQKITQYTRMLTVFLCVIQGWFMAATLENPAMLGLPEGVNLVLNPGLGFKLMTIVTMTTGTVFIMWLGEQITQRGIGNGISLIITEGIVSRLPAAVAYVIQMFHVGEDGIRQFNPVFLIVLLIALFGVVAGTILLTQGQRKIPIQYAKRVVGRKVYGGQSTFMPLRINYSGVMPIIFAQSILMFPAILLRRIPGDFAQNLANMITMDTVLYMVLYGVMILFFSYFWVATQFNPVQIADDLKKYGGYVPGVRPGGPTAEFLDMTMTKITLAGAIFLTVIAVIPSVMNRQFGVPWLVSSFFGGTSLLITVGVMLDTMRQVESHLLMRHYDGFLHKGKLHGRR; from the coding sequence ATGCTTTCTGCGTTTAAAAATAGTTTTAAAATTCCTGAGTTGAGGGATCGTATATTATTTACGATGGGCCTTATTTTCATTTGCCGCTTGGTGGCTCATGTTCCAACTCCTGGAGTGGACGCAGTAGCGTTGCAGCGTGTTGTTTCTGACATTGAAAAAAGTTCAGGTGGCGGTGTACTGGGCCTGCTGGACATGTTCAGTGGCGGTGCTTTAAGCAATTGCGCTGTGGGTGCTCTCGGAATTATGCCCTATATCAGCGCCTCCATCATTCTTCAACTCCTTAGCGCGGTGGTGCCCGCGCTGGGGCGGTTGAAACTGGAAGGGGATACGGGCCGCCAGAAAATCACGCAATATACTCGCATGCTGACGGTGTTTCTGTGCGTGATTCAGGGTTGGTTTATGGCCGCTACTCTTGAAAATCCCGCCATGTTGGGGTTGCCTGAGGGGGTTAATCTCGTTCTGAACCCCGGATTGGGCTTTAAGCTGATGACCATCGTTACGATGACCACAGGAACTGTGTTCATCATGTGGTTGGGGGAACAGATCACACAGCGCGGAATTGGAAATGGTATTTCCCTTATCATTACTGAAGGAATTGTTAGCCGGTTGCCGGCGGCAGTGGCCTATGTGATCCAGATGTTTCACGTGGGTGAGGATGGGATCCGGCAATTCAATCCGGTATTCCTGATTGTTCTCCTGATTGCCCTGTTTGGAGTCGTTGCCGGCACAATTCTTCTGACCCAGGGGCAGCGCAAGATCCCAATTCAGTATGCGAAGCGTGTCGTTGGTCGCAAGGTATATGGCGGGCAGAGTACGTTTATGCCGCTGCGGATTAACTATTCAGGCGTCATGCCGATTATTTTCGCTCAATCGATTCTCATGTTTCCCGCAATTTTATTGCGGCGCATACCCGGTGATTTTGCCCAGAATCTGGCAAACATGATCACGATGGACACTGTATTGTATATGGTGCTCTACGGGGTGATGATTTTGTTTTTCTCCTATTTCTGGGTGGCAACGCAGTTTAACCCCGTTCAAATCGCTGACGACTTGAAGAAATATGGTGGATATGTCCCCGGAGTACGTCCAGGGGGGCCAACAGCTGAATTTCTTGATATGACCATGACAAAGATTACCTTGGCCGGGGCCATTTTCTTGACGGTTATTGCTGTGATTCCCTCGGTGATGAACCGCCAGTTTGGGGTTCCTTGGTTGGTTTCATCCTTTTTCGGAGGAACAAGTTTGTTGATCACAGTCGGTGTCATGTTGGACACGATGCGCCAGGTGGAATCACATCTTCTCATGCGCCATTACGACGGTTTCTTGCATAAAGGGAAACTGCACGGTCGGAGATAA
- a CDS encoding adenylate kinase, whose product MKTIILLGAPGAGKGTIAEGIRNESAFIHVSTGDMLREAVKNGTVIGRQAEGYMKRGELVPDDVIVGIVGERLERGARDLAYMFDGFPRTLDQARLLDEALSRYVSKVDKVFLLDAPRELLMARLTGRRVCRKCGQSYHVINIPPKSEGICDLCGGELYQRADDSEATILNRLEVYTKQTESLISYYEKKGVLVRVDSARQRQATVSEILAVAKPLIAS is encoded by the coding sequence ATGAAAACAATTATTTTATTAGGGGCGCCTGGAGCGGGTAAGGGGACCATTGCTGAAGGGATTCGCAATGAGAGCGCTTTTATTCATGTGTCCACCGGGGATATGTTGCGAGAGGCCGTGAAAAATGGCACCGTGATTGGCCGTCAGGCTGAGGGTTACATGAAGCGGGGGGAGTTGGTCCCTGATGACGTCATTGTTGGAATTGTCGGGGAGCGGCTTGAACGTGGGGCGCGCGATTTAGCTTATATGTTTGATGGCTTTCCGCGAACTCTTGATCAGGCCCGCTTGTTGGATGAAGCGTTATCCCGGTATGTTTCGAAAGTTGATAAAGTGTTTCTCCTGGATGCGCCTCGAGAGCTTTTGATGGCTCGCTTAACGGGACGCCGGGTATGCCGGAAGTGCGGGCAAAGTTACCATGTGATTAACATTCCGCCGAAATCAGAGGGCATTTGCGACCTGTGCGGTGGCGAATTATATCAGCGGGCCGATGACAGTGAGGCCACCATTCTCAATCGTTTAGAGGTATATACGAAGCAGACAGAAAGCCTCATTTCTTATTACGAGAAAAAAGGCGTTCTGGTGCGAGTAGATTCCGCTAGGCAGAGGCAGGCAACGGTTTCTGAAATTTTGGCAGTGGCTAAACCGTTGATTGCTTCATGA
- the map gene encoding type I methionyl aminopeptidase: protein MIILKNRDEIRKMRESGRIAACVREEIARLVSPGISTRELDDKAAQLIAAMGAKSAFLGYRGYPGNICISIDAEVVHGIPGDRRIEIGQIVSLDVGVMFGGFVGDTATTVMVGVTDPDVVRLVRATEQALAAGIEKARAGKRLGDVSHAVEAVVTQAGFSVVRDFVGHGVGRKLHEDPQIPNFGTAGAGPKLKVGMTLAIEPMVNMGGSAVNVLGDGWTVRTADDRPSAHFEHTVAICEDGPEILTAV from the coding sequence ATGATCATTCTCAAGAATCGGGATGAGATTCGCAAGATGCGTGAAAGCGGTCGCATCGCGGCATGTGTAAGAGAAGAAATTGCTAGGCTTGTGTCTCCGGGGATAAGCACTCGTGAGTTAGATGATAAGGCGGCTCAATTAATTGCCGCCATGGGAGCCAAGAGTGCCTTTTTGGGGTATCGGGGATATCCCGGGAATATTTGTATTTCGATCGACGCTGAAGTGGTCCATGGCATACCGGGTGATCGGAGAATTGAAATCGGTCAGATTGTAAGCCTTGATGTCGGTGTGATGTTTGGTGGGTTTGTGGGTGACACGGCAACGACGGTGATGGTTGGCGTGACGGATCCTGATGTGGTCAGGTTAGTGCGTGCTACCGAGCAGGCGTTGGCGGCGGGAATAGAAAAGGCGCGCGCCGGAAAGCGCTTGGGCGATGTATCCCACGCGGTGGAGGCCGTTGTTACGCAGGCAGGGTTTTCGGTAGTTCGAGACTTTGTCGGGCATGGGGTCGGGCGGAAGTTACATGAAGATCCGCAGATTCCGAATTTCGGAACGGCAGGGGCCGGGCCCAAATTGAAGGTGGGTATGACACTGGCGATCGAACCCATGGTCAACATGGGGGGGAGTGCCGTTAATGTGTTGGGAGATGGCTGGACAGTGCGTACAGCAGACGACAGGCCATCAGCACATTTTGAGCATACGGTGGCGATCTGTGAGGATGGCCCCGAAATTTTGACGGCGGTGTAA
- the rpmJ gene encoding 50S ribosomal protein L36, with the protein MKVRSSVKRICERCKIVRRRGVVRVICTNSRHKQRQG; encoded by the coding sequence ATGAAGGTCAGAAGTTCAGTCAAGAGGATTTGTGAGCGCTGCAAAATTGTGCGCCGCCGGGGTGTGGTGCGGGTGATTTGCACCAATTCACGTCATAAGCAGCGTCAAGGTTAA
- the rpsM gene encoding 30S ribosomal protein S13, giving the protein MPRILGVDIPGKKCIEYSLRYLYGIGPTNARQVIDEAKIDPVKKADDLTDEELARIINVIQNTYRIEGDLRREVAQNIRRLISIGSYRGIRHKRGLPVRGQRTSTNARTRKGPRRTVGAVRGKEARAAAKQ; this is encoded by the coding sequence ATGCCCAGAATATTAGGTGTTGATATACCCGGAAAGAAGTGCATTGAGTATTCCTTGCGCTATCTCTATGGAATTGGACCAACCAACGCCCGTCAAGTGATTGACGAGGCCAAGATTGACCCGGTCAAGAAGGCCGACGATCTGACGGATGAAGAGTTGGCTCGAATTATTAATGTGATTCAAAATACTTACCGGATTGAGGGTGATTTGCGCCGCGAAGTGGCACAGAACATTCGTCGTCTGATCAGTATCGGAAGTTACCGTGGTATTCGTCATAAGCGCGGACTCCCAGTTCGGGGCCAGCGCACGAGCACTAACGCGCGGACTCGCAAGGGGCCACGGCGCACGGTGGGTGCAGTTCGCGGTAAAGAGGCGCGGGCGGCCGCGAAGCAGTAA
- the rpsK gene encoding 30S ribosomal protein S11, protein MADVKEKVEEKVGAKPEAAGAPIPDALAGGPDGAARPVRQQRVRAGRVVPFGIVHIRATFNNTIISVSDSKGGVIAWSTSGRAGFKGSRKSTAFAASVVAQEVARQAVARGMQEVEVRVQGPGAGRESAIRALQSAGLNLTMIKDVTPMPHNGCRPRKRRRV, encoded by the coding sequence ATGGCAGACGTTAAAGAAAAAGTTGAAGAAAAAGTTGGCGCCAAGCCGGAGGCCGCTGGGGCTCCGATTCCGGACGCTTTGGCGGGAGGCCCCGATGGTGCGGCTCGGCCAGTTCGGCAGCAGCGTGTCCGTGCAGGGCGTGTGGTGCCGTTTGGTATCGTCCATATTCGGGCGACATTCAACAATACAATCATTTCAGTTTCAGACAGTAAGGGTGGCGTGATTGCGTGGAGCACCTCAGGTCGTGCGGGATTCAAGGGATCCCGTAAGAGTACCGCCTTTGCCGCCAGTGTGGTGGCGCAGGAAGTGGCGCGGCAAGCGGTTGCCCGGGGTATGCAGGAAGTTGAAGTTCGTGTTCAGGGGCCGGGTGCGGGACGTGAATCAGCGATTCGCGCATTGCAGTCTGCCGGCTTGAACCTCACCATGATCAAAGATGTGACGCCGATGCCGCATAACGGTTGCCGGCCTCGCAAACGTCGCCGCGTCTAA
- the rpsD gene encoding 30S ribosomal protein S4 → MGRYTGPACRLCRREGMKLFLKGDRCRMAKCPIETGRPAPGMHGARPSKKTDYCVQLREKQRLRRSYGLREGQFKLFFERAASKRGVTGEMLLQLLEMRLDNLAYRLGFGASRRAARQLVLHGHFTVNGRRADVPSMTLKVGDKIEVKGRKQSQEAVKRVVDAKGREAASWLTLDKDALKGEVIRIPTREEIAPLVNEQLIVELYSK, encoded by the coding sequence ATGGGTAGATATACTGGACCAGCATGCAGGCTTTGTCGCCGTGAAGGTATGAAGCTGTTTTTGAAGGGGGATCGTTGCCGTATGGCAAAGTGTCCTATTGAAACCGGGCGTCCGGCCCCGGGTATGCACGGCGCGCGTCCTTCCAAGAAGACGGATTATTGCGTTCAGTTGCGTGAAAAGCAACGGTTGCGTCGTTCTTACGGTTTGCGCGAAGGGCAGTTCAAGCTTTTCTTCGAGCGAGCGGCGAGCAAGCGTGGCGTAACAGGCGAGATGTTGTTGCAGTTGCTTGAAATGCGGCTTGATAATCTGGCTTATCGTCTTGGCTTTGGAGCTTCGCGACGTGCGGCAAGACAGCTTGTTTTGCACGGGCATTTCACGGTCAATGGCCGTCGTGCGGATGTGCCTTCCATGACGTTGAAAGTGGGCGACAAGATTGAAGTTAAGGGGCGCAAACAAAGTCAGGAAGCCGTGAAGCGAGTGGTGGATGCCAAGGGGCGGGAAGCTGCTTCCTGGTTGACGCTGGATAAGGATGCGCTTAAGGGTGAAGTGATTCGCATTCCTACACGTGAAGAAATTGCGCCGTTGGTCAATGAACAGTTGATCGTTGAATTGTACTCTAAGTAA